The following DNA comes from Candidatus Nitrosotalea okcheonensis.
GATGCATGTACTCCGTCCCTTAGGATGTCAAGATCTCCGGCTTTGGGTCTGAATATCTTTGCGCATGCAAGTGATATGACCGATGAAATTGCACTTGAACTCTTCAGTCCATACCCTGAAGGAATTTCTGATTTGACAAAAATTGTTATCTTGTTTTTTTCAAGTTCTGCTTTTGGAACTGATGTTTCAACAACATTTCGTATTAGACGTGAACTAAGGTTGGATTCCTTGTTCTCAAATATTATTCCCTTTCCAGGCTGGGTTTCTACAATTGCTTCTATGCCTAGTGATATGCCAAGTGTTGCGCCTTTGCCTGTGGCAATGGCATTTACAATTGAAACTGCACCATGCATACTTGCTTTTACTTTGCTCATCTCTAGAATCTCCCAAGTAGGGTTAATTTCATGGCTTGGTATGGAGCAGGTTTACCAGTCCAAATTTCAAATGACTTCATTGCCTGAGCAAGAAGCATTTCCCACCCATATATGATGGTCGCACCTTGATTCTTTGACTGATCAATCAAAGGAGTTTCTACTGGTAAATATACAATATCGTACACTATGGACTCTTTGCCAATGTTTCTAGTAGAAATGGGACAGCCGATTCCCTTCAGCCCAACTGACGTGGCATTTACTATAAACCTGTATCTGTTGACTACTTCTCCTGCTGACTGGAGATCAAGATAGTCTGATTCAAGTCCTATGTCTTGAGCAAATTTGACCAATTCTTCTGCCCTTTCACGAGTCCTGTTTGCAATGGTTATTCTACGAGCTTTTTCTTTGCCAAACCCGGCTATGATTGCTCTTGCAGCTCCCCCTGCACCGATTAACAAAACATCAGAACCTTTTGAATCAATGTTTCTTTTTTTTATCGGATCTAGAAACCCATCAACATCTGTATTGTAACCCTTTAAACAGTCATTTTCATTGACCACTGTATTTGTGGCACCTACCACTTTGCATTCATTGTCTACATCATCAAGAAATTTCATCATGTCAACTTTGTGGGGAATTGTAACATTGAATCCTGCTATGTTGATTTTTTTCAGTGCTTCTACGCCATATTCTAGCTCTCCTTTTGGAATTCTATATGCAATGTATGTGCAATCAAGACCTAGAAATAAAAAAGCTGCATTATGGAGCGCAGGTGAAAATGAGTGATCTATGGGGTCTCCTATGACCGCATATGTTTTGGTCATTGTTTTCTACCTGATTAATCGTGATTTAAGCGATTAGAAATATGTAATATTTGTATTTGAAATATCTTAAATTCCGTACTTGTCGCTTTGAGAATATATTTTCTTGAGTCTTGAACCGCATTTTGGACATGCTGAATCTTGATGTAATGTAGCACAATCTAGACAAACAAAATTGCCTTTGGATGTTCTAGTCGATCTGTATTGGTATACTATGATGAACACTATTGCCGCTATCCACACAAGTATCAGAAATAATACCAGTCTGAACATTGCAAGAAGTATTGTCACTATTGTAGCTAAAATGACTACATTTCGAGGCATATTGTTCTGGGACGATTTTGGGTTCACTGGTGTCTTTTCGTGTTTCTTTTATAATAAGGGTATCATTGATGTTTTGTGCCTCATAGATCAATTAATTAATGTAAATTGTATTTGTGAAAATATTGGAAGACAAGGATGATTTTGCCAGTTTGCTTGATGACTGTATAAAAGTACTTGATGACAACATTGATGTATTAAACGACATAGAATATTCTCTAGAGTCTGAAAAAGAAGATGCCGTCATCACAGATTTGACCAAAAATGATCTTGTGAATATGGCTCATGAGGTGGCAGATTCGTCTAGAATAAAAAAAGCCGAGTCATGTTTTATTAAAAGATTTTTTGAACAAAAGTCTGATTAATGTCTTCAAAATATCTAATTGTAAGTTTTGCTTTTATCTTCCAGAGATAAAATACTCTTCATTTCTTTTAGACTAAATTGGCCTGGGGCAACTGGTTTGCCCATGGAGACGTAGGTATATGGACTACCAAGTTTTGTACACAAAATTCTTGACATCCTACCATAGTCTCCCATTGCAAAAGAAATCAGATTGAGATTTCGTGTATGCGACTTGTAAAGAGACAGAATGCATATTGTGTCTGCAATTGTTTTTGCGGTTGTTACAATCTTGACATTGTTTGAAAATTTGGACATTTTTTTGAGCAATGATTTTAGAGTGTGTTCATTTGGAGTTTTTGTAAAATCATGCCATGACACCAAAATTCTAGTTTTTGTACTCTTGATGTATCTTGCCAGTCCCTTGTTTTTCTTTAATGTGTTGTATTCTACATCTAGAAGATATGGATCAAACTCTGAAATCAGTTTTAATATTGACATTCTTTCTTTTTCACTGCCTGAAAATTTTCCACCCTCTGAGACTGGACGCAATGTGCATATGCACCTCTTGAGGTGTTTTTTTACTAGAAATAAACAAAAAGGAACTTGATTTGGTTTTAAAAAATCTAACCGGATCTCTGCATAGTCTGACTTGGCAAGAGCCTGTTTTAACTGGCTAGATACTTTTGTAGGGCTGGATGCTGCAATTGTTACGCAGACCTTGGTTGCCATGAGTTTTGGGCACTTACTTGGTTGAGTTCTTTGGCATGTTCATGGTTGGTTGACCACAATACATCCATCCTTTCAATTCACTACATTTGCTAGGATCGTGTTGTGCATCAAGAAGCATCTGTTGCATCTTAGCCCAACTATCTGATGAGCATAAGGTTACGCCACAAATGTTTTGTCCTCCTGGAATTCTGTCTGTTTTCTGGGAGTATTTTGCATACACTGTACTTGGTGTCAGTGCACTTGCAGCAGGTACAGCTGCCGCAAAAACCATTATGGTTGTTAATGCTAATGCGACCAAACCGATCTTAATTTGTTGGTTGGACATTAATTTCGTTTACATTCTACTAGTATATTTACATTAGCATCCATTTGTCTGAAGTAAAATAACGTGGTTTCAATATTTCATCTGCCCAATTATATCGCTCTCTTTTCACTGGTATGGTATTGAAATTATTCACTCTTGAGACATGATCATATTGGATGCATGTAGTTTGATGGAAACCTGATAATGGAAGAAACTTTTATGAAACGACCACTTCTAGAGGGTATCTATGAGTTCAGATACATCACACGAAACAAAAGACGTTGTCTTCATCGGAAAAAAGCCTATTATGGCATATGTAACATCTGCGCTCATACAGCTGGCTAATAACCCCAAGGTCTCAATAAAGGCAAGAGGGCTTAGCATAGGCAGAGCCGTGGATGTTGCACAAATAATTGCACGAAGGACTGACAACTCTGGGTATTCTATAGGACAAATCAGTATAGGATCCGAACATCTTCAATCATTAGATGGCAGATCAAGAAACGTGTCAACTATAGAAATAGAAGTAAAGAAAAACGCATGATTGTCTAAAACATGTCAAGTACATGTTTTAGGTGATTTTCTTTGATTTAATTTTATGCTAGAATAATTTTTTTATTTTTACAACCGTTAAATATCAAAATGATTGAGGAAAGTGATGTGGAAACCAAACTCGATTGTTGTATGTGATTCAAAAGATCTCTCGCACTTGCCTGATGATACCATTGCATTAACGGTTACATCTCCACCTTATCACAATGCTATCAATTATCAAGAACACCAAGATACTACAAAATGGTACCGTGGAACAGTTGAGATATCTATTGGGGATTGGCTTGAAGAGATGCGTACAATCTTCTCTGAGGTGTATCGCGTAACTACGCCTGGTGGATTCTGTTGCGTTGTTATAGGAAACGAAATAGTTGAAGGCAAAAGCAAGCTTCCTTTACCTGCATTGCTCCTTGTAGAATTGACAAAAAAAGAGATAGGTTGGAGTTTCTTTGAAGAGATAATCTGGAATAAAGTTACGGGAGGAAAAAAAAGATTTAGAGTTACAGTTCAGCATCCGTATCCTACGTATTATTATCCAAACATAATGCATGAACAGATTATAATTTTCAGAAAGATGCCGTTTCACAACGTCAAGGACAAAAAAAGTAAACTAGTGCTTGATGATCTGATGAAAAAGGAGGTTGCAAACTCTGTTTGGCACATTGCCCCAATGCCTCCAAGCTACAGGAAATTTCATCCTGCAGCATTTCCTGAAGAAATACCGTATCGCCTGATTCAGCTCTATAGCAATGTTGGTGATGTTGTTCTTGATCCGTTTGTTGGGAGCGGCCAAACTACAAAAATGGCAAGATTTCTTCACAGGAAATACTATGGAGTTGACAAGTCATCAAAATATGTCAAAATTGCACAGAAGAGAACCTTGGAACCCCCATCACTTCGTAAGATGCAACTTGTTCCTAACTGGAAAAAACCAATATCACTATAGCTCCTGCTCTAGTCCAACTGTATAGGAAAGGTTATCTATTAAGAATAAAGATTCTTCATATGGTTACTTCTAACAGCAAGTCATATTTTCGAGTTGTTGAGCAAAGTCATAGAAAATATGTTACTGCATTGAAACATGCAAGATCCAGACAATCCATGATGAATTTGTACTGGAGGCATAAAAGAGAACATGAATGTCTTTTGAAAAAACATCTCAAAGATGAGATGGCTGAAATAATCCAGCTAAAAAAGAAATTCGAATAAACATATCTTTTTTATTTTTAAAAAAGTTTTGTTAGTGTATGTCTTGATACAAACTCAATCTATAGTGAAATGATGTCAGTCAAGCGATTTGAGCCATATGGTTGCCACACTCTTGTCCAAACCTTTTCCGCTTGTAGAAATTTTTGACTTGTTTTCCAGATGCGCTTGCGT
Coding sequences within:
- the aroE gene encoding shikimate dehydrogenase → MTKTYAVIGDPIDHSFSPALHNAAFLFLGLDCTYIAYRIPKGELEYGVEALKKINIAGFNVTIPHKVDMMKFLDDVDNECKVVGATNTVVNENDCLKGYNTDVDGFLDPIKKRNIDSKGSDVLLIGAGGAARAIIAGFGKEKARRITIANRTRERAEELVKFAQDIGLESDYLDLQSAGEVVNRYRFIVNATSVGLKGIGCPISTRNIGKESIVYDIVYLPVETPLIDQSKNQGATIIYGWEMLLAQAMKSFEIWTGKPAPYQAMKLTLLGRF
- the aroD gene encoding type I 3-dehydroquinate dehydratase — encoded protein: MATKVCVTIAASSPTKVSSQLKQALAKSDYAEIRLDFLKPNQVPFCLFLVKKHLKRCICTLRPVSEGGKFSGSEKERMSILKLISEFDPYLLDVEYNTLKKNKGLARYIKSTKTRILVSWHDFTKTPNEHTLKSLLKKMSKFSNNVKIVTTAKTIADTICILSLYKSHTRNLNLISFAMGDYGRMSRILCTKLGSPYTYVSMGKPVAPGQFSLKEMKSILSLEDKSKTYN
- a CDS encoding AlbA family DNA/RNA-binding protein — its product is MSSDTSHETKDVVFIGKKPIMAYVTSALIQLANNPKVSIKARGLSIGRAVDVAQIIARRTDNSGYSIGQISIGSEHLQSLDGRSRNVSTIEIEVKKNA
- a CDS encoding DNA-methyltransferase: MWKPNSIVVCDSKDLSHLPDDTIALTVTSPPYHNAINYQEHQDTTKWYRGTVEISIGDWLEEMRTIFSEVYRVTTPGGFCCVVIGNEIVEGKSKLPLPALLLVELTKKEIGWSFFEEIIWNKVTGGKKRFRVTVQHPYPTYYYPNIMHEQIIIFRKMPFHNVKDKKSKLVLDDLMKKEVANSVWHIAPMPPSYRKFHPAAFPEEIPYRLIQLYSNVGDVVLDPFVGSGQTTKMARFLHRKYYGVDKSSKYVKIAQKRTLEPPSLRKMQLVPNWKKPISL